Proteins encoded within one genomic window of Sulfurovum sp. XGS-02:
- the dmeF gene encoding CDF family Co(II)/Ni(II) efflux transporter DmeF yields MNTIESLKEISHSHHFDTSNPIAKKNTLYATLLTFVTMIVEIFGGYYYNSMALLADGWHMSSHVLALGMAYMAYVMASKYANDFRFNFGTYKMEVLGGYTSAILLLVVAFFMVFHSVERIFNPVSIAYKEAITIAIVGLIVNLICAWLLKDDHHHNHGHDHHHTHEHGHHHHDMNLKAAYLHVLADALTSVLAIIALTGGMIYGFSWLDPMMGIVGSVLVFVWAVSLIKQSGKILLDAEMDAPIVEEVIEVINALQQNILIEDLHVWRVGKGKFGCILTLNSNDNIEIDDIKKELSIHKELVHISVEIKKP; encoded by the coding sequence ATGAATACCATTGAATCATTAAAGGAAATTTCACACTCGCACCATTTTGACACATCCAACCCTATTGCAAAAAAGAATACGCTTTATGCGACACTTCTGACTTTTGTGACGATGATTGTTGAAATATTCGGTGGATATTACTATAACTCCATGGCACTGCTTGCCGATGGCTGGCATATGAGTTCACATGTCCTTGCTCTTGGAATGGCGTACATGGCTTATGTAATGGCAAGCAAATATGCCAATGATTTCAGATTTAATTTCGGAACCTATAAGATGGAGGTTCTAGGTGGATATACCAGTGCGATTCTGCTTTTAGTCGTTGCATTTTTTATGGTATTTCACTCGGTTGAAAGGATTTTCAATCCAGTAAGCATAGCCTATAAAGAGGCCATTACAATTGCCATCGTAGGACTTATCGTTAATCTTATCTGTGCATGGCTACTTAAAGACGATCATCATCACAATCATGGCCACGATCATCACCATACTCATGAACACGGGCATCATCACCATGATATGAATCTAAAGGCAGCATATCTGCATGTACTGGCCGATGCCCTTACATCTGTTTTGGCGATCATTGCACTTACAGGAGGGATGATCTATGGCTTCTCCTGGCTTGACCCGATGATGGGGATTGTCGGTTCTGTTCTGGTGTTCGTCTGGGCTGTCAGCCTGATAAAGCAGTCGGGAAAGATTCTTCTAGATGCAGAAATGGATGCACCGATTGTAGAAGAAGTAATAGAAGTGATCAACGCTTTACAACAAAATATTCTCATCGAGGATTTGCATGTTTGGCGAGTAGGAAAAGGGAAATTCGGCTGTATATTAACACTAAATTCAAATGATAATATTGAGATAGACGATATTAAAAAAGAGCTTTCTATTCACAAAGAACTGGTGCACATTTCCGTGGAAATTAAAAAACCATGA
- a CDS encoding metal/formaldehyde-sensitive transcriptional repressor has product MAHLIANKEKLILRIKKIKGQLNSIEKALEAENDCFKVLQQISASRGAIQSLMSEVLDGHIKEHLGSHVSDEQREQEIENLTTLLKTYLK; this is encoded by the coding sequence ATGGCACATTTGATCGCAAACAAAGAGAAATTGATCTTAAGGATAAAAAAGATCAAAGGGCAATTAAACAGTATAGAAAAAGCTTTGGAAGCAGAAAATGACTGCTTTAAAGTGTTGCAGCAAATTAGTGCAAGTAGAGGTGCTATACAATCACTAATGAGTGAAGTTTTAGATGGTCACATCAAAGAGCATTTAGGTAGTCATGTAAGCGATGAACAAAGAGAACAAGAAATTGAAAATCTGACAACACTACTCAAAACATATTTAAAGTAA